The window TTGATTCATTTACTGGCCCTGGCGGTAAAGTCGGCAAATAGCCTTGACCGATCAAAAATTAGGGACGCTTTGGAAGAAATTCAAAATTATGATGGATTAGTAAAGAATTATAGAAATTCGTTTACTTCAAGCGATCACGACGCTTTAGATTCAAGAGATTTTTTCTTGGCTGAATTTGATGAAAACGGACGAATCATACCTAAAAATTAAAACAAGTAATGCCTTTAAAAATACAGAGTCTTAAAAAGAAAATAATTCTAAGTTTTTCTGCTTTTGTTGGAGTAGCTTTAACTTTTATTACATTAGCCGTTGGATTTATACTCACCTCCACATTAAATCAAGAATTAAGGAGAACGTTGCTATCTGAAGCTCGTTATACATTGAAAGGTATTGATAATCGGATTTCATTCTTAGCGGAAAGAATTAAGCAATTTAGCCAGAACAAATTTGTAGTAAACAGTTTGGTCGATGTGGAAGGTAGAAACATCTATTTGCCAAAGCTGGTCGAAAGTTTTAATCAAACTGGAGATTTGGTGTCTACGACCATCGTTGATTATAAGGGCAAAACTATATTCAAAAAAAGCAATTTCAAGGGCACAAATGATTCTTTAATAAATTTACACGACACTTTAGAGGGCGGAAAGTTTTTTGTTGGAATAAATAAAAATTCAAACAATATAATAATGGCTGCTCCTATAAAATATCATGACTCACCACAAGGAGCTGTGATTTCAGAATTTAAAATTTCTGCTATTTTAAATCGCACTCTGGTTAAAAGACCATTCATTTATTACAAAATTAATACTAAAAATGGATTAATAATTAAAAAGAATTACCTGGATGACCAAAGCTATGTTTCGGTGCAAATTAACTCGATTGAAGAATTCGAATATTTAAATGAATTAATTAATTCATTAGAGATTGGAGAATCGAAAGATATTATTGATTTGCGGATGAAGAAGGCCGTTATAAAATTAATTTTCATTGGCTTAATCTTTTTGGTTCTTTCAATTGTTCTGGCGTTTAGAATTGGCGCAAATATCTCTGACCCTATTTTAAGACTGTGTAAAAAAATAACATCGGGCCTGGACAAGGATACAAGATGTAGTCCTGTAGGGACAAATGATGAGTTAGAAATATTGGCCAGCGAATTTGATAATCAAGCCATAAAATTATTAAAAGCTAAGGATCTTTTAGAGCAAAAACTCAAAGAACTAGACATTAAAGAACGAGAATCCCGGTCAGTTATTGACACTGCTTTCGACGCTTTTATTTCGACAGATTCGTCGGGCATAATCAAGAAATGGAATCAAAGGGCGGAAGAGATATTTGGCTGGTCGGAGGAAGAGGTTTTAGGCCGTGGAATCGATAGCCTAATCGTCCCGGAAAGATATCGGAAAGATTTGAGATTTAGTATCGAAGGGGCTGAAGACTTTACAGGATTTACCAAAGCTAAGAATAAGATAGAATGCATGGTTTTCAATAAAGACCGACACGAGATTCCCGTAGAAATATCAATCTCGCCTTTATTAAACGGTGAGAAGATAACATTCAACACTTTTATTTCGGATATTACGGAACGTCGGAATTTGCAAATCCAACTAAATCATGTTCAAAAGTTAGAGTCGATAGGTCAACTAGCGGCGGGCATAGCCCACGAAATCAACACGCCGTTACAATATGTTGGCGACAACACCCGCTTTATCCAGGATTCCATGAAAGAGTTGATCCCTTTAATAAAGGAATATCATGTGTTGAGCGAAAATCCTGAAGGTGAAAAACTTTCTTTAATTCTTAAGCAATTAGAAGAAAGATATGAAGAGAATGACGTCGGTTATTTACTAGACGAAATACCCGATGCGATAGAACAATCTTTGGAGGGAATTAATCGAGTAACCAAAATAGTTGGGGCTATGAAGGAATTTTCGCATCCGGGAATGAGCGAGAAAAAAATGAACAACATAAACAAAGCGATAGAAACAACGATCAATGTATCGCGAAACGAATGGAAATACGTTGCGGAGATAGAAACCGAATTAGCGACCGATCTTCCTCTTATTCCCTGTTATTTAAACGATATTAACCAGGTGGTATTAAACTTAATTGTTAATGCGGCTCATGCAATAAAAGATAAATTATCTGAAAGTGAAAACAATCTAGGCAAAATTACGATCAGTTCAAGAATGATGGGGGATAGCGTAGAAATTAGAATATCTGATACGGGGATGGGAATACCCGAAGAGATCCGACCGAGAATCTTTGATCCATTTTTTACAACCAAAGAAGTTGGTCTGGGCACAGGGCAGGGATTATCCATAGCTCACACAATTATCGTGAAAAAACATCAGGGAACAATCGATTTCGAAACCGAAGCGGGTGAGGGCACCACTTTTATTATCAGGCTACCATTGGAAAGTATTTAAAAATGGATAAGCCAGAAAATAAATTATCAAGTTGACTTCAAAATCTTTTCAAAAAGTTTTGGTTTTTGAATCTATTTTAGGGTCATGACTAGAACAGAGGTTGATTTTTGATCATTTTAATCAGGAGTTGATAGAGATCCTGATCACGATAATTGAACCTAAACTCACATTCTTTAAGATGCAAATAAAAAGTAGATTTTCTCATACCGCGAAACCTGGACAGACGAGTTTTGGAGAACCCCCAAAACCCTTCAATACCATTAACGTGAGTCGATCCCTTAGCAAACTCATTGCGTCCATGATCGATACGAAAATGTTTTCCATAACCCACATCAACAAGCCCATTATAACCACGCCACCCATCCGAATAGATGACACTATCAAGGGTGACTCTACCCCGTATGACCGCTTGCAGCGTGGCTTTGGAGCAGTCTGGAACGATTTCCGTATAAACTTTTCCATTGCGTTTGAGGATCCCAAA is drawn from Nitrospinota bacterium and contains these coding sequences:
- a CDS encoding PAS domain S-box protein, whose translation is MPLKIQSLKKKIILSFSAFVGVALTFITLAVGFILTSTLNQELRRTLLSEARYTLKGIDNRISFLAERIKQFSQNKFVVNSLVDVEGRNIYLPKLVESFNQTGDLVSTTIVDYKGKTIFKKSNFKGTNDSLINLHDTLEGGKFFVGINKNSNNIIMAAPIKYHDSPQGAVISEFKISAILNRTLVKRPFIYYKINTKNGLIIKKNYLDDQSYVSVQINSIEEFEYLNELINSLEIGESKDIIDLRMKKAVIKLIFIGLIFLVLSIVLAFRIGANISDPILRLCKKITSGLDKDTRCSPVGTNDELEILASEFDNQAIKLLKAKDLLEQKLKELDIKERESRSVIDTAFDAFISTDSSGIIKKWNQRAEEIFGWSEEEVLGRGIDSLIVPERYRKDLRFSIEGAEDFTGFTKAKNKIECMVFNKDRHEIPVEISISPLLNGEKITFNTFISDITERRNLQIQLNHVQKLESIGQLAAGIAHEINTPLQYVGDNTRFIQDSMKELIPLIKEYHVLSENPEGEKLSLILKQLEERYEENDVGYLLDEIPDAIEQSLEGINRVTKIVGAMKEFSHPGMSEKKMNNINKAIETTINVSRNEWKYVAEIETELATDLPLIPCYLNDINQVVLNLIVNAAHAIKDKLSESENNLGKITISSRMMGDSVEIRISDTGMGIPEEIRPRIFDPFFTTKEVGLGTGQGLSIAHTIIVKKHQGTIDFETEAGEGTTFIIRLPLESI
- a CDS encoding IS1595 family transposase, which gives rise to MTVRNRYANRSKISEHKFRQIIRYFAVDLDASQITKLVALNRNSVNRYLRAVRERIAEFCETQSPFSGEIEVDESFFGARRIKGKRGRGASGKTIVFGILKRNGKVYTEIVPDCSKATLQAVIRGRVTLDSVIYSDGWRGYNGLVDVGYGKHFRIDHGRNEFAKGSTHVNGIEGFWGFSKTRLSRFRGMRKSTFYLHLKECEFRFNYRDQDLYQLLIKMIKNQPLF